The following coding sequences are from one Panicum hallii strain FIL2 chromosome 5, PHallii_v3.1, whole genome shotgun sequence window:
- the LOC112894480 gene encoding uncharacterized protein LOC112894480: MPGKCRRPAPPDGDGDATAVLDDADLEEILLRFPSAADLARTAALVCRRWRRVASGPAFLRRFRRLHPPQHLGFFICKGGRPYRYDVLDRSPLPVLDPTFLPLVEPNPGVGGAVSRCRSFSLTSLPSVDHWSLADSSDGLLLFCSSCDRSRYGYYLGLPDRRDIPKHFAVCDPLSGHSVLLPAPDSGLHLGSYYLGAALVISDKDEGDVVSFEVLVVTYVHKEGPCLCAFYSSSRQWAVLPCPRLYKYSDRMPWFDDGARASGCVYWVVHDWELDFEHILVLDSQTKKFSTINLPCSHMCEKYDSNIKVVRSEGDRDLRIVAMAWSSCKLHFWRRDRSRSAKGRWLKEDVKFLSVDGVGHLLTGGVAWCNNACAVKIIDAGEGFVFIKHSETTWVFVLNLKEMTLQKLPNRKHYSGHALPYRMALSPPLAKFR; this comes from the coding sequence ATGCCGGGGAAATGCCGGAGGCCCGCGCCGCCGGACGGGGACGGCGACGCGACGGCCGTCCTCGACGACGCGGATCTGGAGGAGATTCTCCTGCGCTTCCCCTCGGCGGCCGACCTAGCGCGCACCGCCGCCCTCGTCTGCCGTCGCTGGCGCCGCGTCGCCTCCGGCCCCGCCTTCCTCCGCCGGTTTCGGCGCCTGCACCCGCCCCAGCACCTCGGCTTTTTCATCTGCAAAGGCGGTCGCCCCTATCGGTACGACGTGCTCGACCGCTCTCCCCTCCCGGTCCTCGACCCTACCTTCCTCCCCTTGGTCGAGCCGAATCCTGGCGTCGGCGGCGCCGTCAGCCGCTGCCGGAGCTTCTCCCTCACATCCCTCCCCTCCGTCGACCACTGGTCCCTCGCCGACTCCAGCGACGGCCTTCTGCTCTTCTGCTCTTCCTGCGACCGCTCTCGCTACGGTTACTACCTGGGGCTACCGGACCGCAGAGACATCCCCAAGCACTTTGCCGTCTGCGACCCTTTGTCCGGCCACTCTGTTCTCTTGCCCGCGCCTGACTCCGGCCTGCATCTTGGGTCTTATTACCTTGGTGCTGCTCTGGTAATCAGTGACAAAGACGAGGGAGACGTCGTCTCCTTTGAGGTGCTTGTTGTGACATATGTTCATAAGGAGGGGCCATGCCTTTGTGCTTTCTACTCAAGCTCGCGACAATGGGCGGTGCTCCCATGCCCTAGGCTTTACAAGTACAGTGACAGGATGCCCTGGTTTGACGATGGCGCGCGTGCCAGTGGGTGTGTCTATTGGGTTGTTCACGACTGGGAATTGGATTTCGAGCATATCCTGGTGCTGGACTCCCAAACCAAGAAGTTTTCCACCATCAATTTGCCATGCAGCCACATGTGTGAGAAGTACGATAGTAACATCAAGGTTGTGAGGAGCGAGGGTGACAGGGATCTCCGTATTGTGGCAATGGCGTGGTCCAGCTGTAAACTCCATTTCTGGCGTCGTGACAGGAGCAGGAGTGCCAAAGGACGATGGTTGAAAGaggatgtgaagtttttgagTGTGGATGGGGTGGGTCATCTCCTAACGGGAGGTGTAGCTTGGTGTAATAATGCTTGTGCGGTTAAGATTATAGATGCTGGAGAGGGATTTGTTTTCATCAAGCACAGTGAGACTACCTGGGTGTTTGTTCTCAACCTCAAGGAAATGACACTGCAGAAGTTGCCAAATAGGAAACATTACTCTGGGCATGCACTTCCCTACAGGATGGCTTTATCTCCCCCCCTTGCCAAATTTCGGTGA
- the LOC112895472 gene encoding probable aldo-keto reductase 1: protein MADQTPLVPRVKLGTQGLEMSKLGFGCMGLTGAYNSPLDDEAGIAVITHAFRRGVTFFDTSDVYGPHTNEILLGKALKQLPREQVQVATKFGIRRDGSGVGTVCGKPEYVRACCEASLRRLGIDCIDLYYQHRIDTTIPIEDTIGELKKLVEEGKVKYIGLSEASPDTIRRAHTVHPITAVQMEWSLWSRDIEPEIVPLCRELGIGIVPYSPIGRGFFGGRGVTEQVAAESNLHGHPRFAAENLEKNKQIYLKMEELANKHQCSPAQLALAWVLHQGVDVVPIPGTTKIKNLDANIDALKVKLTDEALKEIGSQIREEDVAGGRQYTSFAHTTWKYADTPKKQS from the exons ATGGCGGATCAAACCCCTCTGGTTCCCCGCGTCAAGCTCGGCACCCAGGGATTGGAG ATGTCCAAGCTGGGGTTCGGCTGCATGGGGCTGACGGGCGCCTACAACTCCCCGCTGGACGACGAGGCCGGCATCGCCGTCATCACGCACGCCTTCCGCCGCGGGGTAACCTTCTTCGACACCTCCGACGTCTACGGGCCCCACACCAACGAAATCCTCCTCGGCAAG GCGCTGAAGCAGCTGCCCAGGGAGCAGGTGCAGGTGGCCACCAAGTTCGGGATACGGCGGGACGGGAGCGGCGTGGGCACCGTGTGCGGGAAGCCCGAATACGTGCGCGCCTGCTGCGAGGCCAGCCTGCGCCGCCTCGGCATCGACTGCATCGACCTCTACTACCAGCACCGCATCGACACCACCATCCCTATCGAGGACACG ATTGGTGAGCTCAAGAAACTGGTGGAGGAGGGGAAGGTCAAGTACATCGGGTTGTCAGAGGCAAGCCCCGACACAATTAGGCGTGCACACACCGTGCATCCGATCACAGCTGTGCAGATGGAGTGGTCGCTCTGGTCTCGCGACATCGAGCCCGAGATTGTGCCGCTCTGCAG AGAATTGGGCATTGGAATTGTTCCTTATAGTCCGATTGGCCGTGGTTTTTTCGGCGGGAGAGGAGTGACAGAGCAAGTGGCTGCTGAATCTAATCTG CATGGGCATCCAAGGTTTGCGGCAGAAAATTTGGAGAAGAACAAGCAAATTTATCTGAAAATGGAAGAACTGGCCAATAAGCACCAGTGCAGCCCTGCTCAACTAGCTTTGGCATGGGTTCTGCATCAAGGGGTTGATGTCGTTCCTATACCAG GGACAACAAAGATCAAGAATCTAGATGCCAACATTGATGCCTTGAAGGTCAAGCTGACAGATGAGGCCCTGAAGGAAATCGGCAGCCAGATCCGTGAAGAAGATGTAGCTGGTGGAAGACAATACACCTCCTTTGCACATACTACCTGGAAGTACGCAGATACACCAAAGAAGCAGAGCTAA
- the LOC112891500 gene encoding probable aldo-keto reductase 1: MEQAAPPQVPRVKLGTQGLEVSKLGFGCMGLTGSYNAPLGDEAVAAVVGHAFRRGVTFFDTSDAYGPHTNETLLGRALARLPRGQVQVATKFGIVQGAGGGLTVCGKPEYVRACCEASLRRLGVGYIDLYYQHRVDTTVPIEDTIGELKKLVEEGKVKYIGLSEASPDTIRRAHAVHPITAVQMEWSLWSRDIEPEIVPLCRELGIGIVPYSPIGRGFFAGRGVTQQVSSESSLQKHPRFAADNLEKNKQIYLKMEDLAKKHQCSPAQLALAWVLHQGDDVVPIPGTTKIKNLDANIESLKVKLTDEDLKEITSQIRADDVAGGRQYNSYAHTAWKYADTPK; encoded by the exons ATGGAGCAAGCCGCCCCGCCGCAGGTTCCCCGCGTCAAGCTCGGCACCCAGGGGCTGGAGGTGTCGAAGCTGGGGTTCGGGTGCATGGGGCTCACGGGCTCCTACAACGCGCCGCTCGGCGACGaggccgtcgccgccgtcgtcgggCACGCGTTCCGCCGCGGGGTCACCTTCTTCGACACCTCCGACGCGTACGGGCCCCACACCAACGAGACCCTCCTCGGCAGGGCGCTGGCGCGGCTGCCGCGGGGGCAGGTGCAGGTGGCCACCAAGTTCGGGATCGTccagggcgcgggcggcggcctgACCGTGTGCGGCAAGCCGGAGTACGTGCGCGCCTGCTGCGAGGCCAGCCTGCGCCGCCTCGGcgtcggctacatcgacctctaCTACCAGCACCGCGTCGACACCACCGTCCCCATCGAGGACACG ATTGGCGAGCTGAAGAAGCTGGTGGAGGAGGGGAAGGTCAAGTACATCGGGTTGTCGGAGGCGAGCCCGGACACGATCCGCCGCGCGCACGCCGTGCACCCCATCACTGCGGTGCAGATGGAGTGGTCGCTCTGGTCCCGCGACATCGAGCCCGAGATAGTGCCGCTCTGCAG GGAGTTGGGGATTGGAATTGTTCCTTACAGTCCAATTGGCCGCGGATTCtttgccggaagaggagtgacaCAACAAGTGTCTTCTGAATCTAGTCTG CAAAAGCACCCAAGGTTTGCAGCAGATAATTTGGAGAAGAACAAGCAGATTTACCTGAAAATGGAAGATCTGGCCAAGAAGCACCAGTGCAGCCCAGCTCAGCTAGCTTTAGCTTGGGTTCTGCATCAAGGAGATGACGTGGTCCCTATACCAG GGACAACCAAAATCAAGAACCTAGATGCCAACATTGAGTCCTTGAAGGTGAAGCTGACAGATGAGGACCTGAAAGAAATCACCAGCCAGATACGTGCAGACGATGTGGCTGGTGGAAGGCAATACAATTCCTATGCACATACCGCCTGGAAGTATGCAGACACACCAAAGTAG